The stretch of DNA AAGAACAAAACCTGGCATTATACAAACTTACCACTTGGGTGCAAAactataggttgtaagtggattctgaaaaagaaattgaaaccTGATGGAACTGTTGACAAATACAAAGCTCGCTTAGTAGCAAAGGGTTTTAGACAAAGAGAGAATGTAGATTTCTTTGACACCTTTTCACCTGTCACTAGAATAACATCCATTAGAGTTTTAATTTCTCTGGCTGCTATACACAATTTAGTTGTGCACCAAATGGATGTTAGAACAGCGTTCCTTAATGgtgaattagaagaagaaatttACATGGATCAACCTGAAGGGTTCGTGATCCGAGGCCAGGAACATAAGGTTTGCAAGTTAGATAAATCTTTGTATGGTCTTAAGCAGGCACCTAAGCAATGGCATGAGAAGTTTGACAATTTAGTTATCTCAGATGGTTTCAAAgtgaatgaaagtgacaaatgtATTTACTATAAATCTCATAATGACATTTGCACAATTATTTGCCtatatgtggatgatttgcttaTATTTGGTTCAAATATCCATGCTGTTAATGCTGTGAAATCATTATTGTGTGCTAACTTTGATATGAAGGACCTCGGAGAAGCTGATGTAATCATTGGTATTAAGATTACTAGGTCTGAAAAGGGAATTTCTTTGGATCAATCTCATTACATTGAGAAGATTCTTAAGAAATATAATTACTTTGACTGTAAACCTGCTTGCACACCATATGATCCAAGTGTAAAGCTATTCAATAACACTGGTGACGGTGTGAGACAATCTGATTATGCAAGCATCATTGGCAGTCTTCGATATGCCACTGATTGTACGAGACCCAACATTGCCTATGTCGTGGGATTATTATGCAGGTTTACCAGTAGGCCTAGTATAGAGCATTGGCATGCTATTGAGAGGGTAATGAGATACCTTAAGAGAACCATGAACCTTGGATTACACTATCAAAGGTTTCCAGTTGTCCTTGAAGGATAGAGTGATGCAGACTGGAACACTTTGTCAGATGACTCCAAAGCTACAAGTGGCTATATTTTTAGCATAGCTGGTGGCGCTGTTTCTTGGAAGTCAAAGAAACAGACTATTTTAGCACAGTCCACCATGGAGTCTGAAATGATAGCACTAGCCTTTGCTAGTGAAGAAGCAGGTTGGCTTAGAAGCCTGCTAGCTGAGATCCCTTTATGGGAAAAACCGATACCAGCTGTGTTGATCCATTGCGATAGTACCGCAGCTATTGCAAAATTCCAGAACCGTTATTATAACGGTAAGAAACGACAAATCTGTTGTAAGCACAGCACTGTTAGAGAGTTCCTCTCAACAGGAGCTGTTAGAGTGGATCATGTACGCACTGATGACAATTTAGCAGATCCTTTGACGAAAGGACTAGCTAGAGAGAAAGTCTATAAAACTTCGAAAGGAATGGGACTATTGCCCTTAGAAAAATGAGTCACTCATAATGGTAACCCAACCTAATGACTGGAGATCCCAAGAATTAGGTTCAACGGGTAATAACAAATTATGAGTTGATATGTGTTGATCATGCTATAGCTATACGAGAAGCATGAAGTCCTGAAGCGATAAGAGGATGAGTTAATATAAACTCTTAATGAGATCTATACTCTATGTGGAGTGGAGTACCGAGCTACAGGAGTACTCTTGATAGACTCACCTATGTGAATGTGGGAGTGGGGCCGCTTCCTATGAAATTTGGGGCAAAATTTCTAGAGCGTTCACTATACTGGGATAGACGTGCATGGCCATTAACGCACGGGCTTATTTGAATACACCCTTGAAAGATTGGTGCGTGGTACGACGTTAGAGATAGAGTTCAAGACTTCGAGTCACTCTAGTAAAATCTAAATCGTATTCACTATGCAAGATTCAAATCGAAAGATATCTTTGCTGAAGCACTGTCTTATAGTTGTTGAGGTTGCTCGAgaaagtattttaaaaaaatttcaagtgGGGGATTGTTGGAACTTTGTATGAAATTatgtaaaaatagaaaagtgaaGTGTGTGAGTAGGAGTCCCACATGGGATAGAAACACTACATTTTAAGTGTATATCTAGTGCAAGTTTGAGATATGGGTTTGGGCCCCAAGGGGTACCCAGTTTTGCGTGCATGGGTGAGGACTCACACACTGGACCACCACACGCGCACGCGCGCCGCCGTCCGTCCGACCGATCCGAGCCGGGCCGGGTTGGCGGGTGAGGtgtcactttattttttaaggaaaaattatttaattaaataaagatttattttttatttatttattaattaattttaacacgTGATCAGAAGAGGTAAAACGCGATCAGTCAATGATCCGCCTTTTCCTCCCACGATCCATCTCCTCCCACGAACGATAATATTACCGTTTTCTTACCGTTTTTTCTTGGATCGACTTCTATATAAGTCGTATCAGAACAACGTAAATAgatatctttttattattaaaaaaaaaatcttttctttctttacgatttttttgagaGCAaacagtagggtgttacagagcgATACAGTTCGGTGCAGAACATATCGTACTTATACAGAGGTtgttttatcctggggacgCCGTGGTTGCTAGACTGCCGTGCACACTTCGGGCAGAGCTGTgaaacgtcttaaagagagcgacatTGTCCGCGACTCAGCCTGATTATTCTATCGGTAATTCGTTCCAATTTTACTGTATTTAATTTTGGTTTAACatactatatttatatatgcatgctacAACTCTTCTTCCAAATTAAAGGTGAAATTGGGGACCATGTAAATTCCTTTGCAATGTTCATTCACGTgctaattaaaaactttttctatataagttttataaaaaaaattatttacactgcatattaatttttttttattttattatttttttattgtagggtggaattttttttaacagtactctttctttaaaaaaaaatactgttTAAATTTTATAGTGTGTACAGTGTTTAAATTTTATAGTGTGTACAGTGTTAAGTTTTTACAATTGTTATAcaattgttttttagttgtttcacCGTTGTTcttagttgttctgttttgtgttccactgttgttttataaaaatacagtatttaaaaaaaaaaaaaaattctgtatgacaatatatttttataaaagttactcTGAATTCTTGTAAATTTCCCTTGAAAAGATGTTCCATgtaaaacaaattaattaagcTAGCACTTTTGATCATCAGTTCCAACAACTAAATTAAGGAAAGAAAAGagcaaaaaaagagagagagagacgtaCGTGACacaatgtataatgtatatagaTTTTTAATCacatttttataagaaaataaatacataacaATAATGGTGTAAGAGTTACAAATACACGTACATGGTAAtaaacaacaagaaaattaaaaacagTACTATAAACACtttgttaataataattaaaatattataattatttaactagTTGGGCTTAGCACAGTGTTTTCTGATTTCACCATCAGATCCAGTAAGAGGTTCGATATCTCCCATCTTGATCATTGCCTTAACAAAGTCCTCAGCAAAGCTACTAGCCTTCGAACTGTAGCGTTTAACAACAGAATCAGTGGATCCACCATTGAACAAGATCTGATCAGAGTGTAAAAGACCCTTTTGGCTCAACAGATTTTTGAAGTAGAGATTATCAAACTTTGTTGGAGTTGTAACATCAAGATCTGCCACATTGTTATCTCCAGAAGGAGCCTTACGTGGACACTTGTTTTGCCTTTGTTTGGCAAATGAACTATCAATGTTGCTCTCATTGTATATTCTGTCTCTGAAAGTTGTACATCTTGCTTTCCCAATTGTGTGTGCCcctgaaataaaatatatatcatatatttaaGGGTATACATTCATTGAAAAGatctaattttattgtttttaaattgtgttattattAATTACCAGATAAGGCAACCATGTCTTTGGCAGAGAGACCTTTAGCTTTGAATCTATTAATGAGGTTGCTTAGGGTGGAAGTGGGAGGAGGGATGACTCCACTATTGGCATCATTAAAGCTTGCGGTCTTTGAGTCTCTTCTTCCAACTTTAACTTTCCAATCAGGTCCTCCAAGCTATACACATCACaatatatagttaattatattttttgaccAAACGACATAAAATGTGTGCTGCGTtttgatgagtatatatatattgcttgCTTACAATTGCGACAGAGTCACGAGCAGCAATGGCTAAGATATCAGCACATGAAACGACACCAGGGCAGACTTTCTCAACCTGGGCCTTAATCTTATCCACAACTCCAAAACCTCTCACTGAGTTGTTATTGGGCCGTGCTGTCTTCTCACCTCTAAATGAAGAAGTGTCGTCCAGGAGTATTGACCCATCACAGCCCTataaatcaaaaattaattaattaatttattttttttagagaaatttacaaaaataatagaattttagttaatttttataaaaatactatcagatagaaaatttttaaaaaatacagtgtttttataaaacaacagtagaatacaaaacagaataacaaaaaataatcgTATTAACaatagtgaaaacttaacacaatacacagtatttttgaaaaaaaaatctgcctcacaaaataaaaattaaaaaattaaaaattttagtaaatgggtgtaattattttatatatatatatatataaaaagtattGAATAAATATCAGAGTATACGGTAGTAAATAGTAATAAATTTATTCGTTAAAAACACTATAGCTATTATTGAAAGTTTTGTCCTTTTGTGGAGGTTATAGAATAAGTTGATTGAGTCTATAGGTAGCTAGTGTAGTGTCCGTCTATATAGTTTGTTTGTGAAAATATGTTTCAACCACTATATATAGAGTGCTCAGTAGCACAAGATTTGACTTGCTTGGCTCCTACTTCACGCAACAATATGCCATGCATGCATGTGCATCTTTTATATGTCGTATATATTCAAGATCAACGTCAAAAGTCAAGGCTTTGACCAATCCTATGCTGCCACGTCACTCACAACCATCTCTTGTTTTATAACTAGCCTATAAGAATGATTCAGCACTTGACCAAAATTACCAAAACTCATCCGAATAAAAACTATATAGCCACCTAGGCACATTATTGTATCTAAGGGGCCGGGGATTATCTTttacattaaataattaagagaAAAAGTCATATTTGTTTTcatcaattcaaatatttaattgaTGATTTATGTTGAATCAATTTCGTTGCAAAACGAATTAATAatatctctttttcttttattataaaCTTAGTGtcgtaatatatatataataatatttgggagatattttacattatttatatatatgttttctaCTGTGATAAAACCAATCAATTTAGTTACTGTTATAACAAGAGACGTGAGAAACTTGTCGGTGGTacgtataatttatatattaaagtctatatatatacataaattagCCAcacattcaaaaataaaaaatgaaaagaaaatagtTCGTTACTATATATGTACTGCTGCCTGAGAGATATTATAtcgtttatttattaatttactgATTAAGCTTTTGACCAAAGTTACCAAatacttaaactaggaactttGTTACATTTTATGAGGTTGATTATCAtaaattatatgcatatataatatcaGATGTGAATATTCttcaaaaaacaaaagaaactaATAAATGTTAGGAATAAATTCTGAATAGAAGAGTTAATTGTTATCTCAAAATTTaactaaaaagaataaaataatatacgagctctataataattttgagcattgctattaagTATTATTGTGGACAATGTCCCACatggaataaatggtagagaattgagccatatataagaacatggactactccactcattgccaattggttttgagatggaaccccatgattctcaacatggtatcagagccatatctCTTGCGGGGGCAAGTGATCATAAGATTGATGAGCAAAAAATAGCCATCATCTTGAGGGGgaatcatattttttaaaacctGCTATattatgggacccgatacttaattggacCAATAGTGATATTGACACggagtgctaggcaccactggtaccCTTTAGTATTtctcctatatatttttaagtgagaaggtcatatttttttttcaacattaTATTGATCCAATTTCATTgcaaaacaaattaaattactattttattttattaccataTCTTATATTGGTACCGAAGTATTAGTTATATGATGATATTATTATTGGTGAGACTACAGTATTTTTCTTTGGTTAAAAAATATAATGCTGGCCTCAAAGGTCGTTGTTAGTTGAAAAATAAGTACATGTacaatttatattaatatatatagctaTATATATCGGCCAGAGGAAATTAGACCAAGTCCTATTTTTTAAAAGGGAAAATAGaccaattatttttatacacaaactaataattaagctaAACCAATCAATTTACTGTTATATAAAAAGACATGACATGAAACTTGTCGGTGATATATACTTAGTTCTTAATAGAATACATATATTAGCAATGTTTTATTAGTAATTAGTTCCTTGATTAAGATATGGCTCATGAAAGAACAAATAGTATCATGTAACCATagctaaattaaataaataaataaaatcagaaAGTCATgtatttagttttaatttaaaCCAACAAATATAAAGCAAAAGAGAACTTTCACCTTTATATATGATGTATACCTCTCATTTCATGcaaatttttaccataaagcAAAAGAGAACTTTCACCTTTATATACGAtgtatacctatccatgtgaagtGGGCCTCTCATTTCATGCAAATTTTTTACCATAAAGTTATTCGAATTTGAACTACTAGCTCAATATATAGCACAAACAAAacaattcaaaagaaaaaacataaatttaaagagaaaaaaaaaacaaatgaaaaCTCACATTAACGAAGCAATCATGAAAATGAAGGCGCAGTAGAGAAGCACCAATACGTCGTTCATTAGAAATAGCAGAGTGGACAGCAGATTTTACAGTACTAAAGACTTTAGGACAACTCTTAGAATAGAACCCACTTGaaagatcatcatcatcatcagcaaAAGAAGTTCTTGTGAATACCACAAAAACTATAGCTAAGGTCACTATAATCTTAAAAGAAGAAGATAAACCCATAACTAATGTTTATCTAATTCTTATAAGTTGCTAAATCTCTCTGAATATTTtgatcaagtaataataattaGAGCTTGATCGAATGAGTGGTGCATGCAAGGATTATTTATAGATAGATTTAGTTAAATGGGCCGGGCTTATAATAATATGAGCAATAGTTAGTTCGGCCTGGCAGCTCACCTAAtattactaataatttctattAAGACCGCGCCAAAAGGTAAAATGCACTGAAGAGTCTGATTTTGATTGATGACTACTTCTTCAACATAAGTTACATGCATGTGTTCTTATTCATATTTTAGATTAATAAAGAAATGAAAAGAtaaagttgattagttatatgAAACATTTATGGAGTTGAATAGTTTCATTGGATTATCAATCCTTGTCAAAAAAGTTTGGGGCCAGCTACTAATTTTTGTcatcatttaattattatagtattatatatattcatgaTGCCTCTCCATGCAATATCGGATCAAATAACAactactagaaaaaaaaaagaaattatgaatTGGTTGACTATTCAATATATGTAGTAATCATGAAGTAGTTAAAAAAAGAATACATGAAGAGAAAATTTCAATGGTGGTATACATGCAGCtaataataattcaatatataagaatgtttcaataatattgttatatatcagtatatgtatatatacttcttcaatacttaattatataatatttgttttgttaaaaaaaaaaaattgtatcatAGTTGTTGTAAGAAGGTCAAATTAAGACTATTCCTTtggatatattattataatattgtaGTTGTTGGTTAAGATGACGTTTGgtatcatttttttaatcagttttctatttttaaaattagaaaagtgaaattatttttcaaaaatatgttctataaaattgtttttactttttaatcttttaattgagaatcaaaattttaaaaataaaaacaagtcacttttaatattttttttaaattaaaagttttttttcttaatcaatattttagactccgacgagacccgaactcaaatccTCCCCCCACGGCTCTGGCGCTGAACTTGGCCTCTGACCTTAGACCTAGacctgacttaaataaaatcaaaaaatgaaaataatgaactttacagaacatacttttgtttttaatttttaaaattgaaaaaacaaaagtggttacagaaggcaattttatttttaaaaaacaaatttaaaaacaaaaattttatttttattttatgattaaaaaattaaaaaataaaaatgttaccaaacgacacTTAGTGTATCGTATATCGTATGTACATATATACTAATGtataattaatacatattttttatttgttcccTCAACTGAAGGTGTGGAAAATGTTATCATACAtaataaacttaaaagaaaaaataaaagttaataataaaatgaagaaaataataaattgttCATGAAGTAGATTTGAATAATCAATATAAGTATATGAAACACATCATTAATTATCGTTGGAAAAATCCAAAGTGGTGATGGCCTTTATAAAGATGCCCTGGCCTGCCTGTTCTTTTATATGGATGAGACATgatataaaatcaaattaacTATATATAATAACGTGTAGACGAAGAGATTAGACCGCGCAATAGTTTAGTGCTgatggaaaatatttttttttttgaaaggggtAAATTTCATTCAAAACTAAAAAGGAAAATTGTTGGGAACAACAGGGGGTGTTCCCTCCCTCCGCTTGGATAAACATACATAGCAATTTGGCTACATATCCTAGCTCTCTTAGCTAATCCATAGGAATTAAAACAACGACTAATATAAATCAAAGAGCAATTACTAAAAGACTCATACAAATCCAGAACAGCAACAGACAAATTCCAAGAACTCCAACCCGATGGGCATTGGAACAAAATATTTGAGAAATGATATGGGACAACTTAAAATACCAGTATCAAAAGGTGTCATATAttgtttatattattatgtaaaaGCAACCTGTGCCGACGCAATTCAAGCCAGTAAAACTGTGAAATTTAACTGCCTTTTGGTGCAAACATTTTTTAGGAATTGTTTATCTTAACCAGCGGAAATTTGTGCCGGTAAAAAGCAAATACTTTGGTGGGGGATATTCTCTCGAGTACGAATATTCTTTGTTGGGGTAGATTACTTCTTT from Cannabis sativa cultivar Pink pepper isolate KNU-18-1 chromosome 2, ASM2916894v1, whole genome shotgun sequence encodes:
- the LOC115719602 gene encoding peroxidase 4; the encoded protein is MGLSSSFKIIVTLAIVFVVFTRTSFADDDDDLSSGFYSKSCPKVFSTVKSAVHSAISNERRIGASLLRLHFHDCFVNGCDGSILLDDTSSFRGEKTARPNNNSVRGFGVVDKIKAQVEKVCPGVVSCADILAIAARDSVAILGGPDWKVKVGRRDSKTASFNDANSGVIPPPTSTLSNLINRFKAKGLSAKDMVALSGAHTIGKARCTTFRDRIYNESNIDSSFAKQRQNKCPRKAPSGDNNVADLDVTTPTKFDNLYFKNLLSQKGLLHSDQILFNGGSTDSVVKRYSSKASSFAEDFVKAMIKMGDIEPLTGSDGEIRKHCAKPN